From a single Entelurus aequoreus isolate RoL-2023_Sb linkage group LG12, RoL_Eaeq_v1.1, whole genome shotgun sequence genomic region:
- the LOC133662288 gene encoding uncharacterized protein K02A2.6-like: MAGVIGSIGPFDENVEQWSSYTERFDYFVAANGIDDGKIVPTFLSVIGPKTFTLLRSILQPEKPGSKTYKNIVDILTKHFSPKPLVIAERFRFHRRHQEEGESVTMFMAALRKLAEHCEFGDTLSDALRDRLVCGLANEAAQKRLLTESDLTLEKAINISVSMEMASREAQQLHVKVHKLSINQDVQGPCFRCGKSGHLASACWCKDMDCHKCGKRGHVERACRYKKSKEDGSKTGNKVKSAHYKKKRQVHTVKYEKESNSDSSEEDMSTTVNTIRVMNVGESSDGFWAKAKLEGHSIKMQIDTGSRASLVSYKIYRKHMRHLPLRPADTVFRAYTGHTVHMKGMTDVLVQCNDQTVRLPVYITQGDYAAIMGRVWLKAIHLNWQEVRKMSDSSTQLQMILEKHKEVFRDELGCMENITVKLHVKPDTKPVFLRARPVPYAIRSKVETDLDALVKNGVLEPVTTSEWATPIVPVQKKNGGIRTCGDFKVTVNPALIAEQYPLPLIDDLFAGLSGGQKFSKIDLNQAYLQMQVDEQSREMLTINTHKGLFRYCRLPFGITSAPALFQRAMDQILCGLAGVQCYLDDILCTGANDEDHLHNLDATLQRLREYGLRVRKEKCDFFQSSVEYLRHVIDAKGLHTAPSKITAIVEAPPPQNISQLRSFLGLLNYYGRFIPNLASLLQPLHELLRQDKTWKWTASCQEAFEKAKGALTTSEVLTHFNPSLQIQLACDASPYGVGAVLSHILPNGEEKPIAFASRTLNKAESNYAQIEREALSIVFGVRKFHQYLYGRKFTLLTDHRPLTTILGPHTGIPSLAASRLQRWALLLSAHAYDIKYRKSDSHCNADGLSRLPLPVTKPDSKTEDIFYFREVEKAPVSAVQIKKVTRNDPELSEVMDIVVKGRPAGDTVRLKPYMGRRLELSVQSGCLLWGRRVIIPLSLREKMLQQLHAGHSGIVKMKEIARSYFWWPGMDKQIEEMATSCSACHKTRNNPPLAPLHPWEYPQEPWQRVHIDFAGPVEDRMFLVAIDAHSKWPEVAIMRSTTTERTIERLGEMFCRFGSPVQLVSDNGPQLVSHEMSAFLQANGVQHVTSAPYHPATNGLAERFVQTLKRALKASQGQGTLHQRLHTFLLNYRNTPHSTTKASPASLMFKRDLRTTFDLLKPSAVKDTVRGQQEKQIQRRERQAKNRVFTAGETVLARNYSGEPKWVPATILAQTGPVSYSVQRGDSVWRRHADQLLSASPVSAELSSKDQTDAVTNPSVPLHTQVRHPVPDTSVPAASVTPDETETHVQLSPKDGFPSVDNKTDAPAESRYPKRERRPPIRLSL, translated from the coding sequence ATGGCTGGAGTTATCGGCTCGATTGGCCCCTTTGATGAGAATGTCGAGCAATGGAGCTCATACACGGAGCGCTTTGACTATTTTGTCGCAGCAAATGGAATTGATGATGGCAAGATCGTACCTACTTTTCTGAGTGTGATCGGCCCGAAGACATTTACCCTGCTTCGGAGCATCCTACAGCCAGAGAAACCAGGGAGTAAAACGTATAAAAACATTGTGGACATTTTGACCAAACATTTCTCCCCCAAACCTCTGGTAATCGCCGAAAGATTCAGATTTCACCGGCGACATCAGGAAGAGGGTGAGTCTGTCACCATGTTCATGGCAGCTTTACGTAAACTGGCCGAACACTGTGAGTTTGGTGACACACTGAGTGATGCGTTAAGAGACAGGCTTGTATGTGGACTGGCAAATGAAGCAGCACAAAAAAGATTGCTTACAGAAAGTGATCTGACTCTTGAAAAGGCCATTAATATAAGTGTGTCTATGGAAATGGCATCCAGAGAAGCACAGCAGCTGCATGTGAAAGTGCACAAACTCAGCATCAACCAAGATGTGCAAGGGCCATGCTTTCGCTGTGGTAAATCTGGCCATCTTGCATCTGCATGTTGGTGCAAGGATATGGATTGCCATAAATGTGGGAAAAGAGGCCATGTGGAGCGGGCGTGCAGATATAAAAAGAGCAAAGAGGATGGCTCAAAGACTGGAAATAAAGTGAAAAGTGCACATTACAAGAAGAAAAGACAGGTTCACACAGTCAAATATGAAAAGGAGAGTAACAGTGATTCTTCTGAGGAGGACATGTCTACCACAGTGAATACAATACGGGTAATGAATGTGGGTGAGAGCTCGGATGGTTTCTGGGCCAAAGCCAAGTTGGAAGGACATTCCATAAAGATGCAAATAGACACTGGATCGAGGGCATCATTAGTGTCTTATAAAATCTACAGGAAACACATGAGACATCTCCCTCTACGTCCTGCAGACACTGTTTTCAGAGCATACACTGGACACACGGTGCACATGAAAGGAATGACCGATGTACTGGTGCAGTGTAACGATCAGACTGTGAGACTTCCAGTCTACATCACCCAGGGAGACTACGCCGCCATAATGGGTCGGGTGTGGTTAAAGGCGATCCATCTCAACTGGCAAGAGGTGAGAAAAATGTCAGACAGTTCTACACAGCTTCAGATGATACTGGAAAAGCATAAAGAGGTCTTTCGTGATGAACTGGGCTGCAtggaaaatattacagtaaagcTACATGTCAAACCTGACACTAAACCTGTGTTTTTGAGAGCGAGACCAGTGCCGTACGCCATCAGATCAAAGGTGGAAACTGATTTGGATGCTTTGGTCAAAAATGGAGTCTTGGAGCCTGTAACGACTAGTGAGTGGGCTACACCCATCGTTCCAGTGCAAAAGAAAAATGGTGGAATCCGGACATGTGGAGACTTTAAGGTGACAGTCAACCCTGCCTTAATAGCAGAACAGTACCCACTTCCCCTGATCGATGACTTATTTGCTGGGCTGAGTGGAGGTCAAAAGTTCAGCAAAATAGATCTCAATCAGGCGTACCTGCAGATGCAGGTGGATGAACAGTCACGTGAGATGCTgactattaacacacacaaagggCTTTTCAGATACTGCAGACTGCCTTTTGGTATCACTTCTGCCCCGGCTCTGTTCCAGCGAGCTATGGACCAGATACTCTGTGGTCTAGCAGGAGTGCAGTGCTATTTGGATGACATCCTGTGTACAGGAGCAAATGATGAAGATCACCTGCATAACTTGGATGCTACACTTCAAAGATTGAGAGAGTATGGACTAAGAGTTCGCAAAGAAAAATGTGATTTCTTTCAATCATCTGTGGAATACCTTAGACATGTGATTGATGCTAAAGGACTTCATACAGCACCATCCAAAATCACAGCCATCGTGGAGGCACCTCCACCTCAAAACATCAGCCAGCTGCGATCCTTTTTAGGATTATTGAACTATTACGGACGTTTTATTCCTAATCTAGCATCACTGCTACAGCCACTGCATGAGTTGTTACGCCAGGACAAGACATGGAAATGGACAGCCAGCTGTCAGGAGGCTTTTGAGAAAGCCAAGGGGGCGTTAACCACATCAGAGGTGCTGACTCACTTCAACCCATCACTccaaattcagctagcttgtgatGCATCCCCATATGGAGTGGGGGCAGTGTTATCTCACATACTGCCAAATGGTGAGGAAAAACCGATCGCTTTCGCCTCCAGAACGTTGAACAAGGCAGAGTCCAACTATGCTCAAATAGAAAGAGAGGCACTGAGCATTGTTTTCGGGGTGAGGAAATTCCACCAGTATTTATATGGGAGGAAGTTCACTCTCCTAACGGACCATCGACCTCTCACGACCATCCTGGGACCACACACTGGGATACCATCTCTCGCTGCATCAAGACTGCAGAGGTGGGCTCTGCTGCTATCTGCTCACGCTTACGACATCAAATATCGTAAGTCAGACTCCCATTGCAACGCTGACGGGTTATCCAGACTTCCTCTTCCAGTCACAAAGCCCGATTCAAAAACGGAGGACATTTTTTACTTTAGAGAGGTGGAAAAGGCACCTGTTTCAGCAGTGCAGATCAAAAAAGTGACTCGCAACGACCCAGAGCTGTCAGAGGTCATGGACATTGTTGTTAAAGGTCGACCTGCTGGTGACACTGTGCGCCTGAAACCTTATATGGGAAGGAGGTTGGAGCTTTCTGTCCAGTCGGGATGCCTGCTATGGGGGAGGCGAGTGATCATTCCACTGTCACTTCGAGAAAAAATGTTGCAACAGCTTCATGCAGGACATAGTGGAATAGTCAAGATGAAAGAAATAGCGAGAAGCTATTTTTGGTGGCCAGGCATGGACAAACAAATCGAGGAAATGGCTACATCTTGTTCAGCTTGCCACAAAACCAGAAATAACCCACCATTAGCTCCCCTGCATCCGTGGGAATATCCCCAAGAACCATGGCAGCGGGTCCACATTGACTTCGCAGGGCCAGTGGAAGACAGAATGTTTCTGGTTGCTATAGACGCACACAGCAAATGGCCTGAGGTGGCGATAATGAGATCTACCACCACAGAAAGGACCATCGAAAGGCTAGGAGAGATGTTCTGTCGGTTTGGATCTCCGGTTCAGTTAGTCTCTGACAACGGACCTCAGCTGGTGTCGCATGAAATGTCTGCATTTCTACAAGCAAATGGAGTGCAGCATGTCACCTCAGCTCCTTACCATCCTGCCACAAATGGCCTTGCTGAAAGGTTCGTTCAGACTCTGAAACGTGCACTGAAAGCATCACAAGGACAAGGAACATTACACCAAAGACTACATACTTTTCTGCTGAACTACAGAAACACTCCTCACAGCACTACAAAGGCATCTCCTGCAAGCCTAATGTTCAAGAGAGACCTGCGTACGACCTTCGACCTGTTGAAGCCCTCAGCAGTAAAAGACACAGTTCGAGGCCAACAGGAAAAACAGATACAACGCAGGGAACGACAGGCGAAGAACAGAGTCTTCACAGCAGGCGAGACTGTGTTAGCGAGGAACTACAGTGGAGAACCTAAATGGGTTCCTGCTACTATCCTTGCTCAGACTGGACCAGTCTCCTACTCCGTTCAGAGAGGTGACAGTGTCTGGAGGAGACATGCTGATCAGCTCCTGTCTGCGTCACCAGTGTCAGCAGAGCTGTCCTCGAAAGATCAGACAGATGCAGTGACCAACCCTTCAGTTCCTCTCCACACCCAAGTAAGACATCCAGTGCCAGATACATCTGTTCCAGCTGCAAGTGTGACTCCAGATGAGACTGAGACACATGTGCAGTTGAGCCCTAAAGACGGTTTTCCGTCAGTGGACAATAAGACTGATGCCCCTGCAGAGAGCAGGTATCCTAAAAGAGAGCGGCGACCCCCTATACGCTTGAGTCTTTAG